A genomic segment from Truepera sp. encodes:
- a CDS encoding transglycosylase SLT domain-containing protein, which translates to MPFIPGLLATPTVIANALLSLAKDASLPLSCPDRVGVVSPMFDEEAGAATALSSLLRQSTPFDELVVSINGGSDATDRVVAQTLSDHGYRPVDRVPVPDATATFERWLIQGGPPVVVVHHAQPISKSDSINVVLSGGLLNSERVLIVDGDTILDDEFLACLRANFYRLRRVGRGKNARFVIDDYALQSGAVMSAAPGPGRPMAGFIHRARAAEYAIAAVLRKGQTARIGEGNVFGRSRLYTVVGCGFTARRECFPMPADTQTEDHDFTLTVQNAPSVDEAVTVEALTERGFRALVDGEEVELGPLIGERPVVMRHGGDARFITEAIMFTEDPPSLPGYLRQVERWNGGGVENGLKRVFARGAWSKLHANVRFTVATAHFENLFGLMLLFLLLPLTLGLNFALPGHGTPLWGLLIWFCIDLGVAALLAGWGFGRLGLGQGMRGWRLAGLVVRNTARSVVALTALRGFNAVTFVTGAVRATSRFLNRREIDARATITWTRPRSSTGRGPQLRFFGATASLLAMGGGVFVLVAALAADSRPGYRATWRLIHESTPVLQSMHQQVRLPLGGSKLLDAVVDAGLTAPPSRPDATADAGHETALGGVNLKVRAAASGDYHVSAFCTVNDVLRPARERRTLEVPASDYEPLSGWGLLVLARLAPLVANIEEAATAYDVPADLLLRVLINESYLDPLAVGPTGDLGLAQVTTDALTLIRALSTDPLSPFANPGLFAGTFSAFDPDFSVCAGAVKLAWARSQPGGNDEHIAYARYINPLEGVVRGKVSDRHAALVAAITDLEPLAHSLEATISAYRADPTSIADKERALLGVTNLVADGKITVAQAYFVTAGLVESFEIADLPFYDAIRHELYGDDGATPEPHTGGDVG; encoded by the coding sequence TTGCCATTCATACCAGGGCTTCTGGCCACCCCCACCGTCATCGCCAACGCTCTACTGAGCCTTGCCAAAGACGCGTCCCTGCCCCTCAGTTGCCCCGACAGGGTAGGGGTCGTGTCGCCCATGTTCGACGAGGAGGCCGGGGCCGCCACGGCCCTCTCCTCGCTGCTGCGACAGAGCACGCCGTTCGACGAGTTGGTAGTAAGCATAAACGGCGGTTCCGACGCCACCGACCGGGTCGTGGCGCAGACCCTGAGCGATCACGGGTACCGTCCCGTGGACAGGGTTCCCGTTCCGGACGCGACCGCGACCTTCGAGCGCTGGCTCATTCAGGGCGGTCCGCCCGTGGTGGTCGTGCACCACGCGCAACCGATCTCCAAGTCCGACAGCATCAACGTGGTCCTGAGTGGCGGTCTGCTCAACTCTGAACGCGTCCTCATAGTCGACGGTGACACGATCCTCGACGACGAGTTCCTGGCCTGCCTGAGGGCGAACTTCTACCGGCTCAGGCGCGTTGGCAGGGGCAAGAACGCACGCTTCGTCATCGACGACTATGCCCTCCAGTCCGGTGCCGTCATGTCTGCGGCCCCCGGTCCGGGAAGGCCCATGGCGGGCTTCATCCACCGCGCCCGCGCCGCCGAGTACGCGATAGCCGCCGTCTTGCGTAAGGGCCAGACGGCGCGTATCGGTGAGGGGAACGTGTTCGGACGCTCACGCCTCTACACGGTCGTCGGCTGCGGCTTCACTGCCCGTCGCGAGTGCTTCCCGATGCCGGCCGATACTCAGACCGAGGATCACGACTTCACTCTCACCGTACAGAACGCTCCCAGCGTCGACGAGGCGGTCACCGTCGAGGCGCTCACGGAGCGCGGTTTCCGTGCGCTCGTAGACGGCGAGGAGGTCGAACTCGGGCCGCTGATCGGCGAGCGTCCCGTGGTCATGCGTCACGGCGGCGACGCTCGCTTCATAACCGAGGCCATCATGTTCACGGAGGACCCGCCGAGTCTCCCGGGGTACTTGCGGCAGGTGGAGCGCTGGAACGGCGGTGGCGTCGAGAACGGTCTCAAACGAGTGTTCGCTCGTGGCGCCTGGAGCAAGTTGCACGCCAACGTGCGCTTCACGGTGGCGACGGCTCACTTCGAGAACTTGTTCGGGCTTATGCTCCTGTTCCTGCTGCTGCCGTTGACTTTGGGGCTCAACTTCGCGCTGCCTGGCCACGGCACGCCCCTATGGGGCCTGCTGATCTGGTTCTGTATCGACCTCGGCGTCGCCGCCCTGCTGGCCGGCTGGGGTTTCGGGCGCCTCGGCCTGGGTCAGGGGATGCGGGGGTGGCGGCTGGCCGGGCTCGTGGTGAGGAACACGGCGCGCTCCGTGGTGGCGTTGACGGCGCTGCGCGGCTTCAACGCGGTCACGTTCGTGACCGGCGCCGTGCGCGCCACCTCACGCTTCCTCAACCGGCGCGAGATAGACGCGCGCGCGACCATCACGTGGACCAGGCCTCGCTCGAGCACCGGCCGGGGACCGCAGCTCCGGTTCTTCGGCGCGACGGCAAGCCTGCTGGCCATGGGAGGCGGCGTCTTCGTGCTCGTCGCCGCGCTTGCCGCCGACTCGCGGCCCGGGTACCGCGCCACGTGGCGCCTCATACACGAGTCGACGCCCGTCCTGCAGAGCATGCACCAGCAGGTCCGACTGCCACTCGGTGGGAGCAAGCTGCTAGACGCGGTAGTCGACGCCGGCCTGACTGCGCCCCCCTCGAGACCCGACGCCACGGCTGACGCCGGCCACGAGACCGCCTTGGGCGGCGTGAACCTGAAGGTGCGGGCGGCCGCCTCCGGCGACTACCACGTCTCGGCCTTCTGCACCGTCAACGACGTGCTGCGACCGGCAAGGGAGCGCCGCACGCTGGAGGTCCCCGCCTCGGATTACGAACCGCTTTCCGGCTGGGGGCTCTTGGTGCTGGCGCGGCTTGCGCCGTTGGTGGCCAACATCGAGGAGGCGGCGACGGCCTACGACGTGCCCGCCGACCTGCTCCTGCGCGTCCTGATCAACGAGTCGTACCTGGACCCACTCGCCGTTGGACCCACGGGCGACCTCGGGCTGGCGCAGGTCACGACCGACGCCCTTACCCTCATCAGGGCCCTCTCGACGGACCCCTTGTCGCCTTTCGCGAACCCCGGCTTGTTCGCGGGCACCTTCTCCGCCTTCGATCCCGACTTCTCTGTCTGCGCCGGCGCCGTCAAGCTGGCTTGGGCGCGGTCGCAGCCGGGCGGCAACGACGAGCACATCGCCTATGCGCGCTACATCAACCCCCTCGAGGGCGTGGTGCGCGGGAAGGTCAGCGACCGCCACGCCGCTCTGGTGGCGGCCATAACCGACCTCGAACCACTGGCGCACTCGCTGGAGGCGACGATCAGCGCCTACCGCGCCGACCCCACGTCCATCGCGGACAAGGAACGCGCCCTACTGGGCGTCACGAACCTGGTAGCCGACGGCAAGATCACCGTCGCTCAGGCGTACTTCGTCACGGCCGGGCTGGTAGAGAGCTTCGAGATCGCCGATCTGCCCTTCTACGACGCCATCCGGCACGAGCTCTACGGCGACGACGGCGCAACGCCCGAACCGCATACCGGCGGCGACGTCGGCTGA
- a CDS encoding ABC transporter permease — MRALVPYLAWRHVRRRGLQSALTVAGVAVGVAVLIVALSLTNGFIDELIRSTLRATPMLTLQNYLPGETLPDDRELQAALAGEPGVTAVAPFLSGQALIARRASQSLGVTARQGFTQVVGIDTKLETAVLDLPVLAEQAHALAEAGGVVLGSTLAQSLGVSLGDMVMLRDISGATAQFKVAGTFRVGNELIDSVTSYMSLANLQDYLGVAGRITGYHLRLADPGAAHSIGLELAGKYSLRPISWESLFASLISQLRLQKAVIGVVVFLIVIVAAFGITNVMVLTVNEKTEDIAILRALGASERQILATFTLQGFLLGGAGTALGALLGLAVAAYFKFQPYPLPGDLYFITQLPVQLQAWDVIWVCGVSFVTSVVAGLLPARRAARLDPVAVLR; from the coding sequence GTGCGTGCGCTGGTTCCCTACCTAGCATGGCGCCACGTTCGTAGGCGTGGCCTGCAGTCTGCCCTGACGGTCGCCGGCGTGGCGGTAGGGGTGGCGGTGCTCATCGTGGCCCTATCGCTCACCAACGGGTTCATCGACGAGCTGATCCGGAGCACCCTCAGGGCCACCCCGATGCTCACACTGCAGAACTACCTCCCTGGCGAGACCCTGCCCGATGACCGTGAGCTCCAGGCGGCCCTTGCAGGCGAGCCGGGCGTCACCGCCGTGGCGCCGTTCCTGTCCGGCCAGGCCCTGATCGCCAGGCGCGCTAGCCAGTCGTTGGGTGTGACCGCCAGGCAAGGCTTCACTCAGGTCGTGGGGATAGACACCAAGCTGGAAACGGCGGTCCTCGACCTTCCGGTCCTGGCCGAGCAGGCGCACGCCCTGGCCGAGGCCGGCGGCGTGGTACTCGGCTCCACGCTCGCCCAATCGCTTGGAGTCTCGTTGGGCGACATGGTCATGCTGAGAGACATCTCCGGCGCCACCGCACAGTTCAAGGTGGCCGGCACCTTCCGCGTCGGCAACGAACTGATCGACTCGGTGACGTCTTACATGTCCCTCGCCAACCTTCAGGATTACCTGGGCGTCGCCGGCCGCATCACGGGCTATCACCTGCGCCTCGCCGACCCCGGGGCCGCTCACTCCATCGGCCTCGAGCTGGCGGGCAAGTACTCGCTCAGGCCGATCAGCTGGGAGAGCCTCTTCGCCAGCCTCATCTCGCAGCTGAGGCTCCAGAAGGCGGTCATCGGGGTGGTGGTGTTCCTCATCGTCATCGTCGCCGCCTTCGGCATCACCAACGTAATGGTGTTGACGGTCAACGAGAAGACGGAGGACATCGCCATACTGCGCGCGCTGGGCGCCTCGGAGCGGCAGATTCTGGCCACGTTCACGCTGCAAGGCTTCCTGCTGGGGGGAGCGGGCACCGCCTTAGGGGCCCTGCTGGGCCTGGCCGTGGCGGCGTACTTCAAGTTCCAGCCCTACCCGCTGCCGGGCGACCTTTACTTCATCACCCAGCTCCCCGTGCAGTTGCAGGCGTGGGACGTCATCTGGGTGTGCGGCGTGTCGTTCGTCACCAGCGTAGTCGCGGGCCTGCTGCCCGCGCGCCGCGCGGCCAGGCTCGACCCAGTGGCCGTCCTGCGTTGA
- a CDS encoding regulatory protein RecX, whose protein sequence is MAGNGRRRRPPGPLSPERAWDYLLFLLSRRMYTTAELTDKLLRRGIDEAEAARLVVRLADLKLVDDVVYTDQYVNSRSSSRGRLGLRRELTRKGVAPELVEERLTELTPEGQLAAATALLRKNAWRYEPQAAQEPQAGEEPHAAEEPPGGEERLRREARLRARSKAFAFLARRGFTVDAAQGALEAVGWFDDDD, encoded by the coding sequence ATGGCGGGCAACGGTCGCCGGCGCCGCCCCCCGGGTCCGCTCTCGCCCGAGCGCGCCTGGGACTACCTGCTCTTCCTGTTGAGCAGGCGCATGTACACCACGGCCGAGTTGACTGACAAGCTGCTGCGACGCGGGATCGACGAGGCGGAGGCGGCCCGCCTGGTGGTGCGGCTGGCGGACCTGAAGCTCGTAGACGACGTTGTTTACACCGACCAGTACGTGAACTCGCGGTCCTCTTCCCGCGGGCGCCTGGGGTTGCGTCGGGAACTGACGCGCAAAGGGGTCGCCCCCGAGCTGGTGGAGGAGCGCCTCACCGAGCTGACCCCGGAGGGGCAACTGGCCGCCGCCACGGCGCTCCTTCGCAAGAACGCCTGGCGCTATGAACCGCAGGCCGCCCAAGAGCCGCAGGCCGGGGAGGAACCGCATGCCGCCGAGGAACCGCCTGGCGGAGAGGAGCGGCTGCGTCGCGAGGCGCGCCTGCGCGCCCGCTCCAAGGCGTTCGCGTTCCTGGCCAGGAGGGGGTTCACCGTCGACGCCGCTCAGGGTGCTCTCGAGGCGGTGGGCTGGTTCGATGATGACGACTGA
- a CDS encoding hotdog fold thioesterase: MNSDDGPVVTGQLADLNASWPKTLMATLGIELGHVSGERVTATMPVTPRHHQPHGIMHGGASVALAETVASVGATAALRHKNQRVVGLEINANHVGAVRSGTVTATGTPIHKGRSTQVWAVEIRDDGGRLVCVSRCTLAVLDG; this comes from the coding sequence ATGAACTCGGATGACGGCCCAGTGGTCACGGGGCAACTTGCCGATCTGAATGCGTCGTGGCCCAAAACCCTCATGGCCACCTTGGGTATCGAGCTGGGCCACGTGAGCGGCGAGCGCGTCACCGCGACGATGCCCGTCACGCCCAGGCATCATCAGCCACACGGCATCATGCATGGCGGCGCCTCGGTGGCGCTGGCCGAGACGGTGGCCAGCGTCGGCGCCACGGCGGCCCTGCGGCACAAGAACCAGCGCGTGGTCGGGCTCGAGATCAACGCAAACCACGTCGGGGCAGTGAGGAGCGGCACCGTGACGGCTACGGGCACTCCCATACACAAGGGACGCAGCACGCAGGTGTGGGCGGTCGAGATCCGTGACGACGGCGGCCGGCTCGTGTGCGTGTCGCGCTGCACGTTGGCTGTGCTGGACGGCTAG
- a CDS encoding VUT family protein encodes MKTMLRRETGWRGPAAMATLVLALGGGPSALAWFSTFGPTPTDHLPLLALALFGLLFPGALTDLRSVQTSRGATAGAAVVVVGGAAVVAALAVLGLARWEYLLAPASLAAALALLRTIRNRAGGPRLESLLAAAAVYVAATLLANFTLDSFIPLGGFFLINVGTLFFGITFTQRDRVHRHGRRAVYLMIFMAACANVALAASLGTPLRYVAVSFLTIVVAETADTEIYQRLLRRRWLTRVAASNAVSAPLDTVMFTLLAFWGEEFATTSWMVQVIVTDVLVKYASGMAVALGMIGLLRGVLGGEGRDAGAA; translated from the coding sequence ATGAAGACCATGCTTAGACGAGAGACCGGTTGGCGCGGCCCCGCCGCCATGGCGACGTTGGTGCTCGCCCTGGGTGGGGGGCCGTCGGCGCTCGCCTGGTTCTCGACCTTCGGCCCCACCCCCACCGACCACCTGCCGCTCCTAGCGCTCGCACTCTTCGGGCTCCTCTTCCCAGGGGCGCTTACCGACCTGCGCAGCGTGCAGACCTCGCGCGGCGCCACCGCCGGCGCCGCGGTCGTCGTCGTCGGGGGGGCGGCGGTCGTCGCCGCGCTCGCCGTCTTGGGCCTCGCGCGCTGGGAGTACCTGTTGGCCCCGGCCAGCCTGGCGGCGGCGCTAGCGTTGCTGCGAACCATCCGTAACCGTGCGGGAGGCCCTCGCCTGGAAAGCCTCCTGGCGGCGGCAGCGGTCTACGTGGCCGCCACGCTGCTGGCGAACTTCACCCTGGACTCCTTCATCCCACTGGGTGGGTTCTTCCTGATCAACGTGGGCACGCTCTTCTTCGGCATCACGTTCACGCAGCGGGACCGCGTGCACCGCCACGGACGCCGCGCCGTCTACCTGATGATCTTCATGGCGGCGTGCGCCAACGTGGCGCTGGCCGCCTCCCTCGGCACGCCGCTGCGGTACGTGGCCGTGTCGTTCCTCACGATCGTGGTCGCCGAGACGGCCGACACCGAGATCTACCAGCGCCTCCTGCGGCGCCGCTGGCTCACAAGGGTTGCCGCGTCCAACGCCGTCAGCGCCCCTCTGGACACCGTCATGTTCACCCTGCTCGCGTTCTGGGGCGAGGAGTTCGCCACTACCTCGTGGATGGTCCAGGTCATCGTCACCGACGTGCTCGTGAAGTACGCCAGCGGCATGGCGGTTGCCCTGGGGATGATCGGGCTCCTGCGGGGCGTGTTGGGCGGCGAGGGCCGGGACGCCGGGGCCGCCTGA
- a CDS encoding MaoC family dehydratase, protein MAAPSIDELQGLIGTTFGPSHRVTIDQARINAFADATLDHQWIHVDPERAATGPFGTTVAHGYLTLSLLVDMVASMDFFPAGLSLIVNYGIDRLRFPAPVPAGSTVQATAILSKLEPKGEGRWLATLTCRVEAEGASTPALVADVLYLLVA, encoded by the coding sequence ATGGCAGCCCCCTCCATCGACGAGCTACAGGGCCTCATCGGCACCACCTTCGGACCGTCGCACCGCGTCACCATCGATCAGGCGCGCATAAACGCCTTCGCCGACGCCACCCTCGACCACCAGTGGATCCACGTGGACCCGGAACGCGCCGCAACCGGGCCGTTCGGCACCACCGTGGCGCACGGCTACCTCACGCTGTCGCTCCTGGTCGACATGGTGGCCAGCATGGACTTCTTCCCCGCCGGGTTGTCCCTCATCGTCAACTACGGGATCGACAGGCTGCGCTTCCCGGCGCCGGTGCCCGCCGGCTCGACGGTGCAGGCCACGGCGATCCTCAGCAAGCTGGAACCCAAGGGTGAGGGCCGCTGGCTGGCCACCCTCACGTGCCGCGTCGAGGCGGAAGGCGCGAGCACCCCCGCCCTGGTGGCGGACGTCCTGTACCTCCTGGTGGCCTGA
- a CDS encoding amidase family protein — MPQQITSLTLTELARRYRDGSLDPVTVAEAYLAAIETHPEGRTVYRVVSEQRAMAQARAAKRRLADGLGGGPLLGVPIAIKDLVGTAGDVTAAGSKVLAERAPDSEDAPVAARLDAAGAVFLGKTNMTELAYSGIGMNPHYGTPGCALDPRRIPGGSSSGSGVAVAAGLAAAAVGSDTGGSVRIPAAVNGIVGLKVTDGRVPTDGCVALSTTLDTLGPLARTAEDAWALYLAMIAEPPRPLEPLRQKLMFLAPTTLLKDDLDAATARGYEEGLRLLEELGHEVRRAPLPVLLEAPAAYERYGSFASHEVWALYQDEFESRGADFDPRVLQRVLRFKGRPSSDYVRLGYARARFQRRFWQELTGVDAVVGPTIPHVPVETAAILTDDEAYHRENALILRNTAPFNFLGSPAVSVPVATTDGGLSIGLMAVTRPQEEELALRVARALEAQAIKK, encoded by the coding sequence ATGCCCCAGCAGATCACGTCTCTGACGCTCACCGAGCTCGCCCGGCGCTACCGCGACGGGTCCCTCGATCCCGTCACGGTCGCCGAGGCCTACCTGGCCGCCATCGAGACGCATCCCGAGGGGAGAACGGTGTACCGGGTGGTCAGCGAGCAACGCGCCATGGCCCAGGCACGCGCGGCCAAGCGGCGCCTCGCCGACGGCCTGGGCGGCGGGCCACTGCTGGGCGTCCCGATCGCCATCAAGGACCTTGTGGGAACGGCGGGTGACGTCACCGCGGCCGGTTCCAAGGTGCTCGCCGAGCGCGCGCCGGACTCCGAGGACGCCCCGGTTGCCGCGCGGCTAGATGCCGCGGGTGCCGTCTTCCTCGGCAAGACGAACATGACGGAGCTGGCCTACTCGGGCATCGGCATGAACCCGCACTACGGCACGCCTGGTTGCGCGCTCGACCCGAGGCGGATCCCGGGCGGCTCGTCATCGGGCTCCGGGGTCGCGGTCGCCGCAGGGCTCGCCGCCGCGGCGGTGGGGTCCGACACGGGCGGCAGCGTGCGCATTCCCGCCGCCGTGAACGGGATAGTGGGCCTGAAGGTGACCGACGGCCGGGTGCCTACGGATGGCTGCGTTGCCCTGTCGACCACCCTCGACACCCTCGGCCCGCTTGCCCGCACTGCCGAGGACGCCTGGGCCCTCTACCTGGCCATGATCGCCGAGCCCCCCAGGCCGCTTGAGCCGCTACGGCAGAAGCTCATGTTCCTGGCGCCAACGACGCTGCTCAAGGACGACCTCGACGCCGCCACGGCGCGCGGCTACGAGGAGGGGTTGAGGCTGCTCGAGGAGCTGGGGCACGAGGTGCGCCGCGCGCCACTGCCCGTACTGCTAGAGGCACCGGCCGCCTACGAGCGTTACGGTTCATTCGCCAGCCACGAGGTGTGGGCGCTCTACCAGGACGAGTTCGAGAGCCGCGGGGCCGACTTCGACCCGCGCGTCCTGCAGCGCGTCCTACGCTTCAAGGGGCGCCCATCGAGCGACTACGTCAGGCTCGGTTACGCGCGTGCGAGGTTCCAACGCCGCTTCTGGCAGGAGCTCACGGGGGTAGACGCCGTGGTGGGCCCCACCATCCCTCACGTGCCGGTGGAGACGGCAGCCATCCTCACCGACGACGAGGCTTACCACCGGGAGAACGCCCTCATCCTGAGGAACACCGCGCCCTTCAACTTCCTGGGCAGCCCGGCCGTCAGCGTGCCGGTCGCGACGACGGACGGGGGCCTCTCCATCGGGCTGATGGCCGTCACCCGGCCGCAGGAGGAGGAGCTGGCGCTAAGGGTCGCGCGGGCACTCGAGGCTCAGGCCATCAAGAAGTGA
- a CDS encoding cupredoxin domain-containing protein: protein MLSRRRNIRYSLPVLFLLLCLLPVALADSTHEAEHEHEPEDHHAGMSSGADITEPADVHYTLRATFGADGIGYIGVGGDIDGILNPDLTASEGNIVAVTIINASGLEHDIMFPDFGAMADHIFSEGETSTVKFHADEAGTFEYYCGVTGHRAAGMQGKFIVTHAHDMETDDHH, encoded by the coding sequence ATGCTATCTCGCAGACGAAACATCCGTTACAGCCTCCCCGTGCTGTTCCTCCTGCTTTGCCTCCTCCCCGTCGCTCTCGCCGATAGCACTCACGAAGCAGAACACGAGCACGAGCCCGAGGATCACCACGCCGGCATGTCCTCAGGTGCAGACATCACCGAGCCGGCGGACGTCCACTACACGCTGCGCGCCACGTTCGGCGCCGACGGCATCGGCTACATCGGCGTTGGCGGCGACATCGACGGCATCCTCAATCCCGATCTCACGGCGTCTGAGGGCAACATCGTTGCGGTGACCATCATCAACGCCAGCGGGCTCGAGCACGACATCATGTTCCCCGACTTCGGCGCTATGGCTGACCACATCTTCAGTGAAGGCGAAACCTCCACCGTGAAATTCCACGCCGACGAAGCCGGAACCTTCGAGTACTACTGCGGCGTCACCGGCCACCGCGCCGCCGGCATGCAGGGAAAATTCATAGTCACACACGCTCACGACATGGAGACCGACGACCACCACTGA